The Calliphora vicina chromosome 3, idCalVici1.1, whole genome shotgun sequence genome contains a region encoding:
- the LOC135955439 gene encoding odorant receptor 67d-like: MILCISQYIQLKVMANNCVDRFNKIINVTRIMSALCGADVIRANYKMNLLTWLVIFAVNAFFGCTIYTIYMGMVVDGDWKVLLQALSLAGSAVQGYSKLLSSIYRRLVMISMLQKLDNIYKEYQNDKSYLMILRYRTDLAFKLLKTVMWIYIITVSFIVVYPLIYGLLYNEKGFVMQFLLPGIDPSTQFGYALHNVVHVCLMILGGFGNFASDMYIFIYIINIPLLKDILKLKCEKLNQVALKARNPKKTMPLLKEIVEWHQNYNTFVQQVEEVYYAVIFVQVLTSVVSICCTIFSIVIHSWPAAFVYLLYSIIMLYAYCGLGNLVEISNDEVINIIYCDCLWYELSVPEQKLIILMLRKAQKPLTLTIGHMMPLSMSTALQLTKAIYSYMMVLLNFLETDDI; the protein is encoded by the exons ATGAT TTTGTGCATTTCCCAATACATACAGCTTAAAGTTATGGCTAACAATTGTGTAGAtcgttttaataaaatcataaacGTCACCAGAATAATGTCCGCTTTGTGTGGTGCGGATGTAATAAGAGCAAACTACAAAATGAACCTGTTAACATGGCTCGTCATTTTTGCCGTTAATGCCTTTTTTGGCTGCACAATTTATACCATTTACATGGGAATGGTGGTTGATGGAGATTGGAAAGTTCTTTTACAGGCCCTCAGTTTAGCGGGAAGTGCAGTGCAA GGTTATAGCAAATTGCTTTCGAGCATTTATCGTCGTTTGGTTATGATTTCTATGCTTCAGAAACTGGACAATATTTATAAGGAGTATCAAAATGATAAGAGCTATCTAATGATTCTACGATATCGTACTGATTTGGCCTTCAAACTGTTAAAAACTGTCATGTGGATCTATATAATTACTGTGTCCTTCATCGTCGTATATCCTCTGATTTATGGCTTGTTGTATAATGAGAAAGGATTTGtaatgcaatttttattgcCCGGCATAGATCCATCAACTCAATTTGGTTATGCTCTGCATAATGTTGTTCATGTTTGTCTTATGATTTTGGGAGGTTTTGGAAATTTTGCAAGTgacatgtatatttttatatacatcatAAATATACCCTTGTTGAAAGatattttaaagcttaaatGTGAGAAATTGAATCAGGTGGCTCTTAAGGCACGCAATCCAAAGAAGACGATGCCTCTGTTAAAGGAAATTGTTGAATGGCATCAGAATTATAATAC ATTCGTTCAACAAGTCGAAGAAGTCTATTATGCTGTAATATTTGTTCAAGTTTTAACTTCGGTGGTGAGCATTTGCTGCACCATTTTTTCCATTGTCATTCACAGTTGGCCAGCCGCGTTTGTCTATTTGCTGTACAGCATAATAATGTTGTATGCATATTGTGGACTTGGTAATTTGGTGGAAATATCT AATGACGAAGTaatcaatataatttattgCGATTGTTTGTGGTATGAACTGTCTGTGCcagaacaaaaattaattatcttGATGTTAAGAAAGGCCCAAAAACCTCTAACATTGACCATAGGTCACATGATGCCCTTATCTATGAGTACGGCTCTGCAGTTAACAAAAGCTATTTATAGTTATATGATGGTGCTGTTGAATTTCTTGGAAACGGATGATATCTAA
- the LOC135955441 gene encoding odorant receptor 67d-like has translation MTNSLHHHHHRHHQQRQQQQQQWRHLRISNIFTVGFVPFAISPTQVKVMAKNCYDRFKKITKTARLMGSFCGGDVIKPNYKMNLLTWLVIFAINAYFGCTIYTIYMGMVVDGDWKVLLQALSLAGSAVQGYSKLTLCIYRRLVMISMDEQLNNIYKEYQNDKDYIKILRYRTDLATKILKIVMAVYIVLVSIIIMYPLIYGLVYNQKMFVMQFLLPGIDPYTQFGYILHNVVHICLMMLGGFGNFASDMYTCIFIINIPLFKDILKIKFEKLNQVALNCRDTKKTMPLLMEIVEWHQKYNKFVQQVEEVYYGIIFIQIFSSVVSICGTLFSIVIRSWPAAFAYLILSTITLYAYCGLGNLVDISNDEVLDIIYCDWLWYELSVPEQKLILLMIRKAQNPKTLTVGQIMPLSMNTALQLTKAIYSYMMMLVNFLETDDI, from the exons TACCATTTGCAATTTCCCCGACACAGGTTAAAGTTATGGCTAAAAATTGTTATGAccgttttaagaaaattacaaaaacggCAAGATTAATGGGATCTTTCTGTGGTGGAGATGTAATAAAACCAAACTACAAAATGAACCTGTTAACATGGCTAGTAATTTTTGCCATTAATGCCTATTTTGGCTGTACAATTTACACCATTTACATGGGAATGGTAGTTGATGGAGATTGGAAAGTTCTTTTACAGGCCCTCAGTTTAGCTGGAAGTGCAGTGCAA GGTTACAGCAAATTAACATTGTGTATTTATCGTCGTTTGGTTATGATTTCTATGGATGAACAACTGAACAATATATACAAGGAGTATCAAAATGATAAGGACTACATAAAAATTCTGCGTTATCGCACTGACTTGGCcaccaaaatattgaaaattgtaatgGCGGTCTATATAGTTCTTGTGTCCATAATTATTATGTATCCTCTGATTTATGGCTTGGTGTATAATCAGAAAATGTTTGtaatgcaatttttattgcCCGGCATAGACCCATATACTCAATTTGGTTATATTCTTCATAACGTTGTTCATATTTGCCTTATGATGTTGGGAGGTTTTGGAAATTTTGCAAGTGACATGTACACTTGTATATTCATTATAAATATACCCTTGTTTAAGGATATTTTGAAGATTAAATTTGAGAAATTGAATCAGGTGGCACTCAATTGTAGGGATACGAAGAAGACGATGCCACTGTTAATGGAAATTGTGGAATGGCATCAGAAATATAATAA ATTTGTTCAACAAGTTGAAGAAGTCTACTATGGAAtcatatttattcaaattttttcttCGGTGGTGAGTATTTGCGGCACCCTTTTTTCAATTGTCATTCGCAGTTGGCCAGCCGCCTTTGCTTATTTGATATTAAGCACAATAACGTTGTATGCATATTGTGGACTTGGTAATTTGGTGGATATATCC AATGATGAAGTACTTGATATCATTTATTGTGACTGGTTGTGGTATGAACTGTCTGTGCCGGAGCAAAAATTAATTCTCTTGATGATACGAAAGGCTCAAAATCCAAAAACATTGACCGTAGGTCAAATCATGCCCTTATCTATGAATACGGCTCTGCAGCTGACAAAAGCTATTTATAGTTATATGATGATGCTGGTGAATTTCTTGGAAACGGATGATATCTAA
- the LOC135955440 gene encoding odorant receptor 67d-like, with protein MTNSLHHHHHRHHQQRQQQQQQWRHLRISNIFTVGFVQTELVQVLHSSIQLKVMAKSCFDRYNKIVGITRTMAALVGADVVDPNYKMNILTWTVILAINAFFVCTIYTIYVGLVVDKDWKVVLQTLSLVGSAVQGYSKLILCIYRRLVISSMNKKLDNIYLEYQKDKDYLETLRYRTDLATKMLKIVLWIYVIPASTIIVYPLIYSMLYNKKVFVMQFLLPGIDPLTHFGYVLHNVFHVILICLGAFGNFASDMYIFIFIINIPLLKDILRIKCEKLNRIALKARDPTKTMPVVKEIVEWHQNYNTFAQQVEEVYYGVIFVQVFTSVVSICCTLFSIVIRSWPAAFAYLLYSVVMMYAYCALGNLVEISNDEVIDIIYCDCLWYELSVPEQKLILLMIRKAQKPLTLTIGQIMPLSMNTALQLTKAIYSYMMVLLNFLETDDI; from the exons ATGACAAACTcacttcatcatcatcatcatcgtcatcatcagcagagacaacagcagcagcaacaatggCGACATTTAAGGATATCAAACATATTCACCGTAGGTTTTG TTCAAACTGAATTAGTACAAGTTTTGCATTCATCAATTCAGTTGAAAGTCATGGCTAAAAGTTGCTTTGATCGTTATAATAAAATCGTGGGTATCACAAGAACAATGGCAGCTTTGGTTGGTGCGGATGTAGTGGACCCAAACTACAAAATGAACATTTTAACATGGACCGTAATTTTAGCCATTAATGCTTTTTTTGTCTGcacaatttatacaatttatgtTGGACTGGTTGTGGACAAAGATTGGAAAGTTGTTTTACAAACGCTCAGTTTAGTCGGAAGTGCAGTGCAa GGTTAtagtaaattaattttgtgtatttatcgGCGTTTGGTTATCAGTTCTATGaataaaaagctggacaatatATATCTAGAGTATCAAAAAGATAAAGACTATCTAGAGACTTTACGTTATCGCACTGACTTGGCCaccaaaatgttgaaaattgtcttgtggatctatgtaATTCCTGCGTCTACTATTATTGTATATCCTTTGATTTATAGCATGTTGTATAATAAGAAAGTGTTTGtaatgcaatttttattgcCCGGCATAGATCCATTAACTCATTTCGGCTATGTTCTGCATAATGTGTTCCATGTTATTCTTATTTGTTTGGGAGCTTTTGGAAATTTTGCGAGTgacatgtatatttttatattcataataaatataccCTTGTTGAAGGATATTTTGAGGATTAAATGTGAGAAATTGAATCGAATTGCTCTTAAGGCACGGGATCCAACGAAGACGATGCCTGTCGTAAAGGAAATTGTGGAATGGCATCAGAATTATAATAC ATTCGCACAACAAGTCGAAGAAGTGTATTATGGTGTGATATTTGTTCAGGTTTTTACTTCGGTGGTGAGCATTTGTTGCACCCTTTTTTCCATTGTCATTCGCAGTTGGCCAGCTGCTTTTGCGTATTTGCTGTACAGCGTAGTAATGATGTATGCATACTGTGCACTTGGTAATTTGGTGGAGATATCT aATGATGAAGTAATCGATATCATTTATTGCGATTGTTTGTGGTATGAACTGTCTGTGCCGGAGCAAAAATTAATTCTCTTGATGATACGAAAGGCCCAAAAACCACTAACATTGACCATAGGTCAAATCATGCCCTTATCTATGAATACGGCTCTACAGTTGACAAAAGCTATTTATAGTTATATGATGGTGCTGTTGAATTTCTTGGAAACGGATGATATCTAA
- the LOC135955438 gene encoding odorant receptor 67d-like encodes MILSISQYIQLNVMAKNCVDRFKKIMKITRLMSALCGADVLDLNYKMSLYTWAVLFAINAFFGCTIYTIYMGMVVDGDWKVLLQALSLAGSAVQGYSKLLSSISRRLVMISMLQKLDNIYKEYQNDKSYLMILRYRTDLASKLLKTVMWIYISLASVIVLYPLLYGILYNEKMFVMQFLLPGIDPSTQFGYVLHNVFHVFLICLGAFGNFASDMFIFIYIINIPLLKDIIKIKCEKLNQVALKARNPKKTMPLLKEIVEWHKNYNKFVQQVEEVYYDVIFVQILTSVVSICCTIFCIVIHSWPAAFAYLLYSIIMLYAYCGLGNLVEISNDEVINIIYCDCLWYELSVPEQKLIILMLRKAQKPKTLTIGHMMPLSMNTALQLTKAIYSYMMMLVNFLEMDDI; translated from the exons ATGAT TTTGAGCATTTCCCAATACATACAGCTTAATGTTATGGCTAAGAATTGTGTAGAtcgttttaagaaaataatgaaaatcacaAGATTGATGTCCGCTTTGTGTGGTGCGGATGTTTTAGACCTGAACTACAAAATGTCCTTATATACATGGGCCGTGCTTTTTGCGATTAATGCCTTTTTTGGCTGCACAATTTATACCATTTACATGGGAATGGTGGTTGATGGAGATTGGAAAGTTCTTTTACAGGCCCTCAGTTTAGCGGGAAGTGCAGTGCAA GGTTATAGCAAATTGCTTTCGAGCATTTCTCGTCGTTTGGTTATGATTTCTATGCTTCAGAAACTGGACAATATTTATAAGGAGTATCAAAATGATAAGAGCTATCTAATGATTCTACGATATCGTACAGATTTGGCCTCCAAACTGTTAAAAACTGTCATGTGGATCTATATAAGTCTTGCGTCAGTCATCGTTTTGTATCCCCTGCTTTATGGCATTTTGTATAATGAGAAAATGTTTGTTATGCAATTCTTATTGCCCGGCATAGATCCATCAACTCAGTTTGGCTATGTTCTGCATAATGTTTTCCATGTTTTCCTTATCTGTTTGGGAGCTTTTGGAAATTTTGCGAGcgacatgtttatttttatatacatcatAAATATACCCTTGTTGAAGGATATTATAAAGATTAAATGTGAGAAATTGAATCAGGTGGCTCTTAAGGCTCGCAACCCAAAGAAAACAATGCCTTTGTTAAAGGAAATTGTTGAATGgcataaaaattacaataa ATTCGTTCAACAAGTTGAAGAAGTCTATTATGATGTtatatttgttcaaattttaacttCGGTGGTGAGCATTTGCTGCACCATTTTTTGCATTGTCATTCACAGTTGGCCAGCAGCCTTTGCCTATTTGCTATACAGCATAATAATGTTGTATGCATATTGTGGACTTGGTAATTTGGTGGAAATATCT AATGACGAAGTaatcaatataatttattgCGATTGTTTGTGGTATGAACTGTCTGTGCcagaacaaaaattaattatcttGATGTTAAGAAAGgcccaaaaaccaaaaacattgACCATAGGTCACATGATGCCCTTATCTATGAATACGGCTCTGCAATTGACAAAAGCTATTTATAGTTATATGATGATGCTGGtgaatttcttggaaatggatGATATCTAA